One Streptomyces formicae genomic window, TCCACAGACAGCCCGCGCACTTCTCGCCCCGCTTCTGCGGGTTCCAGTAGAAGCCGCTGGTGGCGCCGCCGCGGGCCATCGCCATCAGGCCCGATGCCTGCACGGCGACGCGGTGGTCCTCGGTCCAGTCGTCGCGGTCGTCCTGGCTGTCGCCGGGCTCCACGTAGTACTCGGCCCACCACAGCGGCAGGTCACCGGTCCGCGCCCGCACCCATTCGCTGACGGCCGTGAGCTTGTCGGTGGCCCGGAACTCGTCGGGGAGCATCTCGTCGTCCTCGGTGTAGCTGGAGCCGTCGACGACGACGAAGTCCGCGCCCGCCTTGTGCTTGTTCCAGTAGTCGAAGGCGTCGAGGGCCCGCTGGTCCATGCGGCCCCAGGGACCCTTGACCGTCGTCGACGTGCCCTCGCTCTGACGCGGGTCGAAGCTGTCCATCACCACGTAGGGACCGCCGACCATGATGTCCTTGTTGACCTTCTTGAGCTCCTTGTAGACGAGGTTGTAGAGCTCCGTGTACCCCTCGTAGTCCCAGCGGCCCCGCTCGTTGTTCCAGAAGCCCTTGAACTCGTTCCACACGATGAAGTGGCGTACGTCCGGGTAGCGCTTGGCGACGGTGGCCGCGAGCCGTGCGAAGTCCTTGTAGTGCGCGCGCTCCGGGGCCGTCTCCAGGGACTGCTGGCTCCAGTCGGTGTTGTCCGCGCCGGGCTTGCCGCCCTTCATCCAGTCGGGTGCGCAGCACAGGGTGACCACGGGCGTGCCGTCGGTCCCCCGGACGAAGTCCACCCTGCGGTCCATCTCGGAGAAGTCGTAGCGGCCCTGCACCGGCTCCGG contains:
- a CDS encoding GH39 family glycosyl hydrolase, which produces MARHGWNSDALRWRLTALIGVALAALALVVTLLDTFPGDGAGTRGTTRDGDKVHGTPAVPPGDASAEVGWGFTHTQYSADEGDARATDRVRKELADQGRPIPQIQHIMGWGAGNPEPVQGRYDFSEMDRRVDFVRGTDGTPVVTLCCAPDWMKGGKPGADNTDWSQQSLETAPERAHYKDFARLAATVAKRYPDVRHFIVWNEFKGFWNNERGRWDYEGYTELYNLVYKELKKVNKDIMVGGPYVVMDSFDPRQSEGTSTTVKGPWGRMDQRALDAFDYWNKHKAGADFVVVDGSSYTEDDEMLPDEFRATDKLTAVSEWVRARTGDLPLWWAEYYVEPGDSQDDRDDWTEDHRVAVQASGLMAMARGGATSGFYWNPQKRGEKCAGCLWTATQLDDGGAELPMLGLIERFGKEFGPGTTYEKVSVAADDRPNVRVIADRDVALVVNTLDRPISAKVDGQRFAMKGYEVKWLKR